One window of Dermacentor andersoni chromosome 7, qqDerAnde1_hic_scaffold, whole genome shotgun sequence genomic DNA carries:
- the lute gene encoding BTB/POZ domain-containing protein 6-B isoform X2 translates to MSARATRRREESNNSVTTAKQWTFYGQQPGGGAGAQSPTSPTLPPQQPPLQSVSPPPYSVSPPPAYLQCPSPPPGPLRSPGGSSNGSASSSSACGAIGGSGDSLSAPLRLGPGQTRDPNWQASRASVRERNAAMFRNELMSDVRFVVGPKGPLQQVVPAHRYVLATGSSVFHAMFYGGLAAPPGQDIEIPDVEPAAFLVLLRYLYCDDITLEADTVLATLYAAKKYLVPHLARACVAYLETSLTARNACVLLSQSRLFEEPVLAQRCWEIIDAQAALALSSDGFPDVDRPTLEAVLSRESLNTREAVIFDAALAWAGAECSRRGIELTPENRRECLGDALYLVRFPSMSLQEFADGAAQSGILTLRETADMFLHFAASRKPAVPFPIQARLGLPTRVCRRFQSCAYRSNQWRYRGRCDSVQFCADQRIFLAGFGLYGSSSGACEYRSRIELKRGGKALAQCDTRFHSDGSSSTFRVYFDHPVQIEADTYYTASAVLEGSELSYFGQEGMSEVSVGSVTFQFQSSSDSTNGTGVQGGQIPELIFYGAANPPESAS, encoded by the exons ATGTCGGCAAGGGCAACGCGACGACGTGAAGAGTCCAACAACAGCGTCACCACGGCAAAACAGTGGACCTTCTACG GCCAGCAGCCGGGTGGTGGGGCCGGCGCGCAGTCACCCACCAGCCCCACGCTGCCGCCGCAGCAGCCTCCGCTGCAGTCCGTCTCCCCACCTCCGTACTCGGTGTCTCCTCCACCTGCCTACCTGCAGTGCCCTAGCCCTCCGCCGGGACCATTACGGTCTCCGGGCGGCTCTAGCAATGGGTCCGCATCGTCGTCGTCCGCATGCGGAGCAATTGGAGGCAGCGGAGACTCGTTGAGCGCACCACTCCGGCTCGGACCCGGACAGACCCGGGACCCCAACTGGCAGGCGTCGCGGGCGAGCGTGCGGGAGCGTAACGCGGCCATGTTTCGCAATGAACTCATGAGCGACGTGCGGTTTGTGGTCGGGCCCAAGGGACCACTACAGCAGGTGGTGCCTGCGCACCGATACGTCCTCGCTACAGGAAGCTCGGTGTTCCATGCCATGTTCTATGGCGGACTGGCTGCGCCACCTGGCCAGGACATTGAAATACCCGATGTGGAGCCAGCTGCCTTCCTCGTCCTCCTCAG GTACCTCTACTGCGATGATATCACGCTAGAGGCAGACACCGTGCTGGCCACACTGTACGCAGCCAAGAAATATCTGGTTCCCCATCTGGCCCGGGCATGTGTTGCCTACTTGGAGACCAGTCTCACCGCTCGGAACGCCTGTGTCCTTCTCAGCCAGAGCCGCCTCTTCGAAGAACCCGTGCTGGCCCAACGGTGTTGGGAGATCATCGACGCTCAAGCAGCTCTCGCCCTCTCCTCCGACGGTTTTCCCGATGTCGACAGGCCCACGCTAGAAGCCGTGTTGTCCCGCGAATCACTGAACACCCGCGAGGCAGTCATTTTCGACGCAGCCCTCGCCTGGGCTGGTGCCGAATGCAGTCGCCGTGGCATCGAACTCACCCCCGAGAACCGGCGCGAGTGTCTCGGAGATGCCCTGTACCTTGTCCGGTTCCCTTCCATGTCCCTTCAAGAGTTCGCAGACGGTGCGGCTCAGTCCGGCATCCTAACTCTCCGTGAAACTGCGGacatgttcttgcattttgcggCGAGCCGCAAGCCTGCTGTGCCGTTCCCAATCCAGGCACGCCTGGGCTTGCCGACGCGCGTCTGCCGCCGGTTCCAGTCCTGCGCTTACCGCAGCAACCAGTGGCGCTACCGGGGCCGGTGCGACAGCGTGCAGTTCTGCGCAGACCAGCGCATCTTCCTGGCTGGGTTCGGCCTCTATGGCTCGAGCAGCGGTGCGTGCGAGTACCGCTCACGGATCGAGCTCAAGCGGGGTGGAAAGGCGCTGGCACAATGCGACACCCGCTTCCACTCGGACGGGTCTAGCAGCACCTTCCGAGTCTACTTCGACCACCCCGTCCAGATTGAGGCCGACACCTACTACACTGCCTCGGCGGTGCTGGAGGGCTCGGAGCTCAGCTACTTCGGCCAGGAAGGCATGAGCGAAGTGTCGGTGGGCAGCGTCACCTTCCAGTTCCAGAGCTCCTCGGACTCTACCAATGGCACAGGAGTACAGGGCGGGCAGATCCCCGAGCTCATCTTTTACGGGGCAGCCAATCCACCGGAATCTGCCTCGTAG
- the lute gene encoding BTB/POZ domain-containing protein 6-B isoform X1 yields the protein MSARATRRREESNNSVTTAKQWTFYAGQQPGGGAGAQSPTSPTLPPQQPPLQSVSPPPYSVSPPPAYLQCPSPPPGPLRSPGGSSNGSASSSSACGAIGGSGDSLSAPLRLGPGQTRDPNWQASRASVRERNAAMFRNELMSDVRFVVGPKGPLQQVVPAHRYVLATGSSVFHAMFYGGLAAPPGQDIEIPDVEPAAFLVLLRYLYCDDITLEADTVLATLYAAKKYLVPHLARACVAYLETSLTARNACVLLSQSRLFEEPVLAQRCWEIIDAQAALALSSDGFPDVDRPTLEAVLSRESLNTREAVIFDAALAWAGAECSRRGIELTPENRRECLGDALYLVRFPSMSLQEFADGAAQSGILTLRETADMFLHFAASRKPAVPFPIQARLGLPTRVCRRFQSCAYRSNQWRYRGRCDSVQFCADQRIFLAGFGLYGSSSGACEYRSRIELKRGGKALAQCDTRFHSDGSSSTFRVYFDHPVQIEADTYYTASAVLEGSELSYFGQEGMSEVSVGSVTFQFQSSSDSTNGTGVQGGQIPELIFYGAANPPESAS from the exons ATGTCGGCAAGGGCAACGCGACGACGTGAAGAGTCCAACAACAGCGTCACCACGGCAAAACAGTGGACCTTCTACG CAGGCCAGCAGCCGGGTGGTGGGGCCGGCGCGCAGTCACCCACCAGCCCCACGCTGCCGCCGCAGCAGCCTCCGCTGCAGTCCGTCTCCCCACCTCCGTACTCGGTGTCTCCTCCACCTGCCTACCTGCAGTGCCCTAGCCCTCCGCCGGGACCATTACGGTCTCCGGGCGGCTCTAGCAATGGGTCCGCATCGTCGTCGTCCGCATGCGGAGCAATTGGAGGCAGCGGAGACTCGTTGAGCGCACCACTCCGGCTCGGACCCGGACAGACCCGGGACCCCAACTGGCAGGCGTCGCGGGCGAGCGTGCGGGAGCGTAACGCGGCCATGTTTCGCAATGAACTCATGAGCGACGTGCGGTTTGTGGTCGGGCCCAAGGGACCACTACAGCAGGTGGTGCCTGCGCACCGATACGTCCTCGCTACAGGAAGCTCGGTGTTCCATGCCATGTTCTATGGCGGACTGGCTGCGCCACCTGGCCAGGACATTGAAATACCCGATGTGGAGCCAGCTGCCTTCCTCGTCCTCCTCAG GTACCTCTACTGCGATGATATCACGCTAGAGGCAGACACCGTGCTGGCCACACTGTACGCAGCCAAGAAATATCTGGTTCCCCATCTGGCCCGGGCATGTGTTGCCTACTTGGAGACCAGTCTCACCGCTCGGAACGCCTGTGTCCTTCTCAGCCAGAGCCGCCTCTTCGAAGAACCCGTGCTGGCCCAACGGTGTTGGGAGATCATCGACGCTCAAGCAGCTCTCGCCCTCTCCTCCGACGGTTTTCCCGATGTCGACAGGCCCACGCTAGAAGCCGTGTTGTCCCGCGAATCACTGAACACCCGCGAGGCAGTCATTTTCGACGCAGCCCTCGCCTGGGCTGGTGCCGAATGCAGTCGCCGTGGCATCGAACTCACCCCCGAGAACCGGCGCGAGTGTCTCGGAGATGCCCTGTACCTTGTCCGGTTCCCTTCCATGTCCCTTCAAGAGTTCGCAGACGGTGCGGCTCAGTCCGGCATCCTAACTCTCCGTGAAACTGCGGacatgttcttgcattttgcggCGAGCCGCAAGCCTGCTGTGCCGTTCCCAATCCAGGCACGCCTGGGCTTGCCGACGCGCGTCTGCCGCCGGTTCCAGTCCTGCGCTTACCGCAGCAACCAGTGGCGCTACCGGGGCCGGTGCGACAGCGTGCAGTTCTGCGCAGACCAGCGCATCTTCCTGGCTGGGTTCGGCCTCTATGGCTCGAGCAGCGGTGCGTGCGAGTACCGCTCACGGATCGAGCTCAAGCGGGGTGGAAAGGCGCTGGCACAATGCGACACCCGCTTCCACTCGGACGGGTCTAGCAGCACCTTCCGAGTCTACTTCGACCACCCCGTCCAGATTGAGGCCGACACCTACTACACTGCCTCGGCGGTGCTGGAGGGCTCGGAGCTCAGCTACTTCGGCCAGGAAGGCATGAGCGAAGTGTCGGTGGGCAGCGTCACCTTCCAGTTCCAGAGCTCCTCGGACTCTACCAATGGCACAGGAGTACAGGGCGGGCAGATCCCCGAGCTCATCTTTTACGGGGCAGCCAATCCACCGGAATCTGCCTCGTAG
- the lute gene encoding BTB/POZ domain-containing protein 6-B isoform X3, with the protein MVRSKRMYRLQERRAGQQPGGGAGAQSPTSPTLPPQQPPLQSVSPPPYSVSPPPAYLQCPSPPPGPLRSPGGSSNGSASSSSACGAIGGSGDSLSAPLRLGPGQTRDPNWQASRASVRERNAAMFRNELMSDVRFVVGPKGPLQQVVPAHRYVLATGSSVFHAMFYGGLAAPPGQDIEIPDVEPAAFLVLLRYLYCDDITLEADTVLATLYAAKKYLVPHLARACVAYLETSLTARNACVLLSQSRLFEEPVLAQRCWEIIDAQAALALSSDGFPDVDRPTLEAVLSRESLNTREAVIFDAALAWAGAECSRRGIELTPENRRECLGDALYLVRFPSMSLQEFADGAAQSGILTLRETADMFLHFAASRKPAVPFPIQARLGLPTRVCRRFQSCAYRSNQWRYRGRCDSVQFCADQRIFLAGFGLYGSSSGACEYRSRIELKRGGKALAQCDTRFHSDGSSSTFRVYFDHPVQIEADTYYTASAVLEGSELSYFGQEGMSEVSVGSVTFQFQSSSDSTNGTGVQGGQIPELIFYGAANPPESAS; encoded by the exons ATGGTTCGTTCGAAGCGCATGTACCGCCTGCAGGAACGTCGAG CAGGCCAGCAGCCGGGTGGTGGGGCCGGCGCGCAGTCACCCACCAGCCCCACGCTGCCGCCGCAGCAGCCTCCGCTGCAGTCCGTCTCCCCACCTCCGTACTCGGTGTCTCCTCCACCTGCCTACCTGCAGTGCCCTAGCCCTCCGCCGGGACCATTACGGTCTCCGGGCGGCTCTAGCAATGGGTCCGCATCGTCGTCGTCCGCATGCGGAGCAATTGGAGGCAGCGGAGACTCGTTGAGCGCACCACTCCGGCTCGGACCCGGACAGACCCGGGACCCCAACTGGCAGGCGTCGCGGGCGAGCGTGCGGGAGCGTAACGCGGCCATGTTTCGCAATGAACTCATGAGCGACGTGCGGTTTGTGGTCGGGCCCAAGGGACCACTACAGCAGGTGGTGCCTGCGCACCGATACGTCCTCGCTACAGGAAGCTCGGTGTTCCATGCCATGTTCTATGGCGGACTGGCTGCGCCACCTGGCCAGGACATTGAAATACCCGATGTGGAGCCAGCTGCCTTCCTCGTCCTCCTCAG GTACCTCTACTGCGATGATATCACGCTAGAGGCAGACACCGTGCTGGCCACACTGTACGCAGCCAAGAAATATCTGGTTCCCCATCTGGCCCGGGCATGTGTTGCCTACTTGGAGACCAGTCTCACCGCTCGGAACGCCTGTGTCCTTCTCAGCCAGAGCCGCCTCTTCGAAGAACCCGTGCTGGCCCAACGGTGTTGGGAGATCATCGACGCTCAAGCAGCTCTCGCCCTCTCCTCCGACGGTTTTCCCGATGTCGACAGGCCCACGCTAGAAGCCGTGTTGTCCCGCGAATCACTGAACACCCGCGAGGCAGTCATTTTCGACGCAGCCCTCGCCTGGGCTGGTGCCGAATGCAGTCGCCGTGGCATCGAACTCACCCCCGAGAACCGGCGCGAGTGTCTCGGAGATGCCCTGTACCTTGTCCGGTTCCCTTCCATGTCCCTTCAAGAGTTCGCAGACGGTGCGGCTCAGTCCGGCATCCTAACTCTCCGTGAAACTGCGGacatgttcttgcattttgcggCGAGCCGCAAGCCTGCTGTGCCGTTCCCAATCCAGGCACGCCTGGGCTTGCCGACGCGCGTCTGCCGCCGGTTCCAGTCCTGCGCTTACCGCAGCAACCAGTGGCGCTACCGGGGCCGGTGCGACAGCGTGCAGTTCTGCGCAGACCAGCGCATCTTCCTGGCTGGGTTCGGCCTCTATGGCTCGAGCAGCGGTGCGTGCGAGTACCGCTCACGGATCGAGCTCAAGCGGGGTGGAAAGGCGCTGGCACAATGCGACACCCGCTTCCACTCGGACGGGTCTAGCAGCACCTTCCGAGTCTACTTCGACCACCCCGTCCAGATTGAGGCCGACACCTACTACACTGCCTCGGCGGTGCTGGAGGGCTCGGAGCTCAGCTACTTCGGCCAGGAAGGCATGAGCGAAGTGTCGGTGGGCAGCGTCACCTTCCAGTTCCAGAGCTCCTCGGACTCTACCAATGGCACAGGAGTACAGGGCGGGCAGATCCCCGAGCTCATCTTTTACGGGGCAGCCAATCCACCGGAATCTGCCTCGTAG
- the lute gene encoding BTB/POZ domain-containing protein 6-B isoform X4 — translation MVRSKRMYRLQERRGQQPGGGAGAQSPTSPTLPPQQPPLQSVSPPPYSVSPPPAYLQCPSPPPGPLRSPGGSSNGSASSSSACGAIGGSGDSLSAPLRLGPGQTRDPNWQASRASVRERNAAMFRNELMSDVRFVVGPKGPLQQVVPAHRYVLATGSSVFHAMFYGGLAAPPGQDIEIPDVEPAAFLVLLRYLYCDDITLEADTVLATLYAAKKYLVPHLARACVAYLETSLTARNACVLLSQSRLFEEPVLAQRCWEIIDAQAALALSSDGFPDVDRPTLEAVLSRESLNTREAVIFDAALAWAGAECSRRGIELTPENRRECLGDALYLVRFPSMSLQEFADGAAQSGILTLRETADMFLHFAASRKPAVPFPIQARLGLPTRVCRRFQSCAYRSNQWRYRGRCDSVQFCADQRIFLAGFGLYGSSSGACEYRSRIELKRGGKALAQCDTRFHSDGSSSTFRVYFDHPVQIEADTYYTASAVLEGSELSYFGQEGMSEVSVGSVTFQFQSSSDSTNGTGVQGGQIPELIFYGAANPPESAS, via the exons ATGGTTCGTTCGAAGCGCATGTACCGCCTGCAGGAACGTCGAG GCCAGCAGCCGGGTGGTGGGGCCGGCGCGCAGTCACCCACCAGCCCCACGCTGCCGCCGCAGCAGCCTCCGCTGCAGTCCGTCTCCCCACCTCCGTACTCGGTGTCTCCTCCACCTGCCTACCTGCAGTGCCCTAGCCCTCCGCCGGGACCATTACGGTCTCCGGGCGGCTCTAGCAATGGGTCCGCATCGTCGTCGTCCGCATGCGGAGCAATTGGAGGCAGCGGAGACTCGTTGAGCGCACCACTCCGGCTCGGACCCGGACAGACCCGGGACCCCAACTGGCAGGCGTCGCGGGCGAGCGTGCGGGAGCGTAACGCGGCCATGTTTCGCAATGAACTCATGAGCGACGTGCGGTTTGTGGTCGGGCCCAAGGGACCACTACAGCAGGTGGTGCCTGCGCACCGATACGTCCTCGCTACAGGAAGCTCGGTGTTCCATGCCATGTTCTATGGCGGACTGGCTGCGCCACCTGGCCAGGACATTGAAATACCCGATGTGGAGCCAGCTGCCTTCCTCGTCCTCCTCAG GTACCTCTACTGCGATGATATCACGCTAGAGGCAGACACCGTGCTGGCCACACTGTACGCAGCCAAGAAATATCTGGTTCCCCATCTGGCCCGGGCATGTGTTGCCTACTTGGAGACCAGTCTCACCGCTCGGAACGCCTGTGTCCTTCTCAGCCAGAGCCGCCTCTTCGAAGAACCCGTGCTGGCCCAACGGTGTTGGGAGATCATCGACGCTCAAGCAGCTCTCGCCCTCTCCTCCGACGGTTTTCCCGATGTCGACAGGCCCACGCTAGAAGCCGTGTTGTCCCGCGAATCACTGAACACCCGCGAGGCAGTCATTTTCGACGCAGCCCTCGCCTGGGCTGGTGCCGAATGCAGTCGCCGTGGCATCGAACTCACCCCCGAGAACCGGCGCGAGTGTCTCGGAGATGCCCTGTACCTTGTCCGGTTCCCTTCCATGTCCCTTCAAGAGTTCGCAGACGGTGCGGCTCAGTCCGGCATCCTAACTCTCCGTGAAACTGCGGacatgttcttgcattttgcggCGAGCCGCAAGCCTGCTGTGCCGTTCCCAATCCAGGCACGCCTGGGCTTGCCGACGCGCGTCTGCCGCCGGTTCCAGTCCTGCGCTTACCGCAGCAACCAGTGGCGCTACCGGGGCCGGTGCGACAGCGTGCAGTTCTGCGCAGACCAGCGCATCTTCCTGGCTGGGTTCGGCCTCTATGGCTCGAGCAGCGGTGCGTGCGAGTACCGCTCACGGATCGAGCTCAAGCGGGGTGGAAAGGCGCTGGCACAATGCGACACCCGCTTCCACTCGGACGGGTCTAGCAGCACCTTCCGAGTCTACTTCGACCACCCCGTCCAGATTGAGGCCGACACCTACTACACTGCCTCGGCGGTGCTGGAGGGCTCGGAGCTCAGCTACTTCGGCCAGGAAGGCATGAGCGAAGTGTCGGTGGGCAGCGTCACCTTCCAGTTCCAGAGCTCCTCGGACTCTACCAATGGCACAGGAGTACAGGGCGGGCAGATCCCCGAGCTCATCTTTTACGGGGCAGCCAATCCACCGGAATCTGCCTCGTAG